ACCAGTTCTACTCGATCCTGGAGAGCCAAGTGATCCACAAGCAGGAGCTCACGACAGTGCCGTATACCTCCATCGATAGAGAGGTGAAGAGCGACCCGGAGCTAACAAATTACTTGTTAAACATCGACACGATTGTCAAGGATTTGAACCACGACAAGCTCGACGACgctggagaagaagagctcGGGGACGACGAACAAGGCATATCTTCGAAGCTCTCTAGAAACCAGGACAAAAAGCTCCTCCCGTTCCTTGAGACGTTGGAGTCGGTCAACACCGCATTGAACCACCACGAGTTCGAACCGCACGCCCAATCACAAGCGTCTCTAGAGCTTGATAAACTCACGGAAAGACTCAGAGAAATGGAGACATCCATCCAACAGCTTCAGCGGACTTTGAGTGAAAACTCAAGCAAAATCACCTCCAAATACCGGgacgaaatcaaccacaacgTTGACCGGCTCAACGACTTGCTCTACACGTTGGATAATCTTGACTCTCGGTTGAACCGAGTAAAAGCCATTACCAATGACTGCAAGAACACTCTCACCACCGATTTGATGGGGGTGattgaaatcttggaacGGGTGGACGAAAAGTTCTACCAGTACTCACGGGAAACCAGCAAGGTGCGTCTCAAGCAGCTCAGCATTTCCTTGGCCGTGTTGGTGGTACTTGTTAgcatatatatatatagaGCAACATGAATGTCGCAGTGCGCAATTGCAACCAAAATGTCGAGAGCCCGGCAATGGATGTGGTGCGCGGACGCCCCGTCTCACTCGAAaatttcaagatttcatAAAAACCCAACTCAATCTTGACTACAGCTGCAACAACGCCAGGTAGGCACACATAGACCCGAAACCAAGCAGTGCTCCCGCCCCGCCCCCTCCCGGATCCAATACCTCACCCTCACGAAGCATATCCCATCACGTGAGCAGATTTATCCGTTCCCTCTGTGGCACCAGAACCCTTTAAAAAAATTACACATCCTATCGATGGCCGAGGTGATAGCAAATACCAGTCGCCGGCTCCCGCTATTGGACGGCATAGCTGCCAGCAGCTTGTCTGGAACCACGGTGACTCACGTCACGTATGAAGCGTCGTTCCAGAAGGTTGTCGAAATGTTGTTCCGCAAGGGAAACAGCGAATCCGATACTGACTGTCTAACCCTCGTGGTAATCGAACAACCAACGGTGTCCCTGAGCAGTCGACTCGACCTGCTCAGTTTTGATGACAAGctcttgttgttgaaatacTATTTTTCCCATTTGAACGTGGTGGCCTTAGAAGCCAGGGATATTACCAATGAGACAGCCCttaaaatcaaaaagtgGATCGGACAGATCAATACCTTGATCCACGATCGCATCTCTCGGATCCAAACATGGACTGGCACTGCAGCCATAAGAATCAACGACAGTTACACTGATGATAAACAAATAGGTGAGATCATCTCGACAATGTCGTCGGTGTTAACATGCGCTGTCAGCACAAGTCCTGTAACTATCCAGAGAATCACCGGCATCAAGGACGCCATCATCCATGACATTGATTTCCTCCTGTTGCTCTCGCAAAACTCCACCAGCCACTTACTGAAGTTGTGCAATTTGGTAGGGCACTGGTCATTCCCAGCTCACGAGTTGTCCAATGACGATTTGGTGTATTGTGTTTATTTGATCATCAAGTACtgtcttgttcaacttgaacatgaGTCCAGTGCCACCCACGCCAAGATAGCCTTGGGAAGAAACGAGCTCTTGGGGTTGATTTTCATGGTGAGAGATTCCTACAAAAATGGTAACCCTTTCCACAATTTCCGTCACGCAGTGGACGTGCTACAGGCGTGCTTCCACTATGTGATTCGTCTCGGGTACTTACTGCCCTTTACGCAATTCCAGTCGGACCCCAAGGCTGACGAGCTAATATGCCTTAAGGCCGAGAAGTTTGGTAATGCGGTTGAGTTGATATCCATGAAAGCGGCCACGCGGGTGCCGCCCACGTCGAGTGCAGCCGAGACGCCCGACACTGAAGACACCagcttgaacttggtgcTGACGTTGGCACTCTTGGTGGCAGCATTGGGCCATGATGTAGGTCATCCCGGAGTTACCAACCAGTTTTTGGTAAAGCATTCCCTGCCAACGTCGTTGGTATTCAACGAGAGGTCGGTGTTGGAGCTGTTTCACACGTcggtgtttttgaacaagatcttggtggtgaacTGGCCCCagtttctccaactcaaaATTGAtaccaacttgaagcttATTGTCAAGGAGTTGATCATCACTTGCATCTTAGCCACCGACATGGCTGAGCACTTTGACTACATCgataagttgaacaaattcaacgacatccaccatcatcaccatcatcatcaaggaaCTTattccaccaccgattccACCAGTAGTGCCAGTAGTAGGACCATTGCCAATTCATTTGATATCCAAAACCGAACCAATCaggtcaagttgatttcgaGTTTATTGATCAAATGTGCCGACATTTCGAATGTGACTCGACCCCTTCGGGTATCGGCACAATGGGCTCTGGTATTATCTAGAGAGTTTGACGAGGTGTCCAAAGTGGAAGAGAAAATCACTGATAGTGGGAAGCAGTTCAGCATTAAATACGACAAGGTGCCAatgtttttggtggatatcTTACAGGCCAATCCTACCATTCATAAGGGACAGAtgtttttcatcaataCGTTCGCtgaaaacttgttcaacaatatccTGGAGTTACTCCCACCATTGAAGTTCACCGGAGAAATTGTCCAGGAAAACAAGGATTACTGGCTAAAGCGTGACTCCAACAGGAATAAATAGCTCTAAATATCGTATACCTGGCATTTAGTATATAGCATAATGAAGAAACAACCAGTGAAAACACCAAAGACATGAGGCAATGTCGTGCATGCAATGGCTTTTAAATAGAAGCCACGACATTCTGCTGCGCACTGTCTCTCGTCGAtgagaaaaaaaacctAGTTTCATTTGCAGCGTTAAGCCCGGCAACCGTATTGACCCATAGCAAAAGTCTGGTGATTTGGGTGATATCAACGAAACAAGTGTTTTATATCATATAAGATATACATAGCCCGTTTTTTCCGGACTGATTTCCTCACATTTTGACCCAtttttcatctcatctTCGCCTCCCCAACTAAAGATGGACTCCAAACAATCATCTCCTTTTCTGGCCAGACCCATTGTGTTATCTCCACCACCGTTGAGTACCGGAATCTCCTCGGGTAGCCAAGGGACTCAAATGGGGCCCGAAGACCTGAAGCTTCAGGATTTCCTCGCGGCCGGCCATTATAACCGCCAGCAGAGCGTTGGGTATAATTTGCAACACGAATTTGAAACCCTAAACGCAgacttggatttggacTTAAAAGATCCTCGCAGTGCTCCCGCCACCTCCCAGGCCGGCGGGTTCTCGGTGCTGTCTCCCGTGCCCACTAACATTAATGGTTCGCAAGCTGGCCTTGGTTCATTATTAAATCTGAGCTTCTACTCGCCGCTCAACTTGCCCCACCGTTCTCAAACCGTAGCTGACTTCAGCTTATCCAGCCGACCAACATCTTCCACTCTGTTCTACCAGGAACTTATACAGTTCACCGCCTGGATCGAAAATTTAAGTCCTCAGGATAATGCCACCATGATCGAGTACTTGTGCTCAAACTTGCCGGTGGACATTTTACTCAGTTTCAGGTCCAAACTAGAAGCACAGTTGGGAGGACAACTTTTATCACCTCCTCATGTGCCCAATCAGAACACGCTTTCACAGGTATTATCACCATATGCCTATACTCAGAATCAGCTGGTACCTTCAGAGGTGTTGACGGACTTGGATCACTTGAACCTCTCCGACACCCGCACCTTGCACCAGCCCAAGCCGCGGCCCAACGTGTTCAGGCTGTACGCCAGTACCTTGGGCGACGCGGGCCCCCGGTCGCGCGACCGCCCTCGGTCGGCCGACCCCAGTCTCCAGGCCAAGCAGCAGCCTCAGtaccaacaatttcaaaccCAGCTGCTGTTACACCCTGGCTACCAAAATTTAGACAGAGCCAAGTCGCCCACCAGCCACATGTTCGAGAAGACCaattttttgcagctaGCCGCACAGTCTCCAGGACTTGGACCACTGCAGGCCCAGGATGAATATGAGCAGTTGGATATGTCACAAAAATTGGGGGCTTTGGCCACCATTAACTCGCGGGTGGCATTAGAcctgaacaagaagaactttggGGCGTACCATGACCCCACCAACCGGGCCATCAACTCGAGCTCAGTTCCACTTGTGTCTAATAAGGTTAAATCGCCCAACCAAAAACCTCGCAGTGGCTACGCAAGTGCTGCTGGGGGCTCTACTGCCACCTCTACCGCCAAGAGCATCGACTCCAGTCTCGGGGTCACCGCCAATAACTCGAGCCCCAACGCCGCTGGTGCCAGCAGCTCGATGCCGGTGGACGTGACAAACTTGGAGttattgaaaaatattCCCGCgtggttgaagttgttgcGGTTGCACAAGTACACCGACTCGTTAAAGGACGTGCCTTGGAAAGTGTTGATAGAGTTGAGTGACGAGCAGTTGGAGGAGAAAGGCGTCAAGGCACTTGGAGCTCGTCGCAAGCTTCTCAAGGCGTTTGACGTGATCAAGGCCCAGTATGATTAAGTATCCAGGCCAAACAGCCCTACGGCCCCGCTAAACACCAGGCATATACGACCCAGCCAAACATATAGAGCATCTGGCTGGAACCCTAGGAGTTTCTTCTACCTGGTGACTACATAGGAAATAATAGATTTGGAGACCTTTGGCCGTACAAAAAGTGTATATTAAACATTATTAAGCCATTCACATGATCACACAACAGGAGTTGGTCTTTTTGGCCTGTTTGTAAAACATCCGGGACGAGCTCGACAACGCCTCCGACTTGTCAACCAAGCTGTCTAACTTCTCACCCCTTTGCAACACATTCTCAATGGTCTTGTGTAAAACAATCTTGGTTTCGTCCAACTCCTGCTGGACTCTCATGATTGAGTCGGCCTGCGTGGGGTCCTggtacttcttcaagtaggATTCCAACTCGGCGTAGTTTAAGGTATtgttggtttcttcaagattctcCCATTCCGATTTGGGGTGTAAAGACAAGTACtcttccaaaaccttgTTTATCAACGAATAGGCCGGTCTCACGGGGTACTCCTTGTCGGAGATGATGACACAAGCGAGGCCTTCCAGTCTGGCATAGGTGTGGCCAATGTAATTACCTTCCTCAACTGATTGTCTTTGGCCGCTCTGGGTTCGTTGCGACACCGTTTCAGCAAAAAAAGTCATAAACTGGGACACTCCgttcttttcaaagaaggaaaacTGTGAGAGATCCTTGGCGTGGGCCAACTCCACCGCCTTGGACCCAGAAGTCTTTATGATTCCAATATAATATAACTTCATTCTAAATCAATTTCGccgatgatgatgttgcTGCTCAGTTTTCTGCTCCTTCCTAatgttttggtttttggGCTTTCGCGTGAAATCCATCTGGTCGTTTGACGATAAGAACTACCGGTTCTTTTTACAATCGCACAACTCTGGGGCCTTAATCTCCCTGTCGAGCACAAACAGATCACTTCCACCAGTTTGTATCTATTCATTTCGTATATGGACACCGAAACCCCTACGTTTAAGGTGGTTTTATTAGGGGATCTGGGGGTTGGTAAAACATGTATCCGATCCCAGTTTGTGCACCATATCTTCACAAATGCCTACAAGGCCACCATTGGTGGCGATTATTTGACCAGCACCGTGATGGTGACGAGGCGGGTGACAACTGATGACGCTGGTTCCAACCATGATACTAATGATATCCCTCAGCCCCAAACCATACAAAAGCCCATTAAGACCCATCTACAAATATGGGACACTGCCGGGCAAGAGAGATTCAACTCCATTTCGCGGGCCTTCTATAGAGGCACCGATATCGTTGTGTTGGTGTAcgacatcaccaactaTGAGAGTCTTCTTAACCTCAAGACCTGGTTTAAGAACTTTATGGATCATTGTCAGGTGCCACATCCCGGGGTGATTGTGGTGGGCAACAAATCGGACCAAGCAAGTGACAGGGTCATTGACTTGGAGGAAATCAAGGAGATTCTCACCTTGAATATAAATTCGGGAACCGATAGTGACATTAATTTGAACAACTATGTTAACTGGGAAACCGATGCGTTTGAAATCTGCTGCAAAAAACTAGATCTTGTCAACAAGGTATTCTACCGGGTAGGAGAAGTTGGGCTTGATTTGATAGAGGAAAATCCAAAGAAGGATATAGTGGCATTTGATACTATAGACATCGGAGCGGGCCAAAGGGCATCCAAGTGTTTTTGTTAGGCTATAGACATATGTACATGTATTTACAGGTTAGTGGGATTCGGTCCCGGCAGCTTCAGTAGCGGGAGCGTCAGTAGCGGTAGCGTCAGTAGCGAGAGCATCGATAGCGGGAGCTTCAGTATTTtcagaaacttcaacaGAAACAGTCTCAGAAACTTCCACaggttcaagttgaacgtCAGACTCAGCCCCCCGTGCGTCGGCCTCCATCTCCTCTTCGTCCATCAACTGCTCCTTGTAGTGTTCAGGGTATCTTCTGAAGCAAGTTCTCATGCcctcaaacttcttgatacAGTCGATTCCTTTGGGCTCGGTTTCCGAGTACACAAAACATGCAAATGCTtccttgaactcttctCCGCAAGGTCCGTGGGCCATTCCACCTAAACATGGGCAGTCCCAGTTGATTTCTCCGGTGATTGGATTGTAGGCAGCACCTTCGTAGTCTTCGGCAGTTGGTTCCTTGTCAGCGTCGGCAGCCGGTTGCTCGGAGATGGCGGTCAGGTCTTCGGGCTGAACGTCGTTGTCGATGCTGGCGTATAACGAGTAGCCAATAATGGTGGAAATTCCCATGGTGGCACCCATCCAAGTCTGATTATTAATGAGGGAAGAAGCCAACTTCTGCGAGGGCGACGAGCTGTGGAAGCGGGTGGCCCGGACGATGGTCGAGGATCTGGCAGCAGAAATGGTGGCCCTACTGGATCTAGCGGTGGAAGCGACAAATGTTCTTATCATTTTGGTTAGTTGGTGCTTTAGTTGGTGCCTAGTGGATGTGAAAATTTTTGGTGCAAAAGTCATGTCGCGGAATCACTGGAGATCATGGAATTGCGATAGATGCTTTGAAATGGACATCAAGATGTTTGCAGCCGTGTTTCGGGAGACGTGTGGACATAGAGGGTGAGGGTCGAGTGGTTGTAGTAGACGAGAGTTGTGTGGTTGTGGCCACAATTAGAATTGTACTTTCTGTTCTTGTCGTTTTCGCTGCAACAACCGTACTCAGATTTAACTAATGTTTAATATTTATATTGGAAGTAACCCAGTTCAAATGCCTACACCGAAACGTGAACATCACACCCTTTCTATGTCCTATTTACAAACCGCCTCTTCTACTGCTTTCTTATATCCTGTTGCAAATCCCCCAACTTGACCTCTGGTTTCGCTGgttgatccacaaactgACTGTTCCAGATCAACAGGCAAATCACAGCAATCACTGACAAGCCTCCAAGCGCTCTAACGAGCTTGAGGGCAATTTTACTATGGGTTGTGCTTTCATCACCGATTTTGTCAATCGATTTGTTGACAGCATTCCACTTGGCTTTAACGGAGTAGGCCCTAGGCACCAGAATTAACAGCATGTATGAAGCCCTTGGAGGTGCTGCCATACCTCGCCTGAGTACAGGTGTGCTTGTGGTGATACCTTGTTTAAACATGGTGTGAGATCAAAGTGAAAAATTgagattcttcaaactAGTGATGATAGCGCGGAAACGTCCACTGCAGAATAATTTGCACCCATTGATGGTTTCACGTATAACACATCCTCCTTGAGGTATCCAGTAGCCCTTCTGGAGCGGGAGAATTCGTAGATGGTCCCCCTGCTTGGATCTTGTCCCATTACCTTAAATGAGATGTTTTGGGCTAAACAGTAGCTTTCCACCACGTCTTTGAAGGATGCCAGAAGCTGCGACGACGGGATTCCTTGCACACTAAAGCCATTGCTGCCCCCGATATAGTTTAGAATTAACGTATTAGAAGGAAAGAACTGGTTTTCTAAGGAGGGTAGCTTCTCGAGGGGGTTATCACTGAAGAGCTTGTTAAGGTTCCAGCTGATGATATCGAGAGGTTCACCAGTTATCTGgtacttggtgatgaacCCTTTGATTAGTTGGTACCACTTTTTAAACTCCACAAGAAATTTCTGGAGATGGTGCTGCTTTAATTCTGAGAACCGCTTGAGCCACGGattgaagtacttgaactgGAGGTACAATTCTTTGTGGATATTGGTTAGCAACAGCGAGCTTACGATCATGAACACAAGTTCTGCTGAATTTTCATCATCTACCACAGAACCCAAAAGAACTGCAAAGATGTGGTCACGAAGCCGATCCACAGACACAACTCCAAGGTACTGTTTGAACAATTCAAACCAAAAGCCAGTAATGGTTTGCAACTCTTCTGCCATCAAAAGGGTTGGAGCATCgaaatacttcaagaacttggtaTAAACTTTTTCTATAAGTGGCACAAACGCTTCCGATGACTCTGAGAGCCGGAGATAGTGTATGAGGAACACTGGCAGCTGGTGGGTCGGGTTccagttggtgatatcttccATGAGTCGAGGAACAACCTCTTCATTTATGAGCTTAGTTAAGGTTATGGGACTGGTGAGGATTAAACTATCCTGCCAGACACCTAGGATATGCACGATTTCATCGTGGTTGTGAGAAGCTCGGATCTCTGTTCTGAGTTGTGTGTAGATTAACGAGTCAAATGGATTGAGAACCGTCTCGTTGAAGTGTTCAATTTGTCTATATTTCTGGGAAAGATGGGCCATTTGGCCTAGGTTACCTTCGCTTATGTAACTCTTCATGTCTTTGGCGTAGAAGTTCACAAATGAGTGCTTTGCACGTGGATGCTTGATGGTTATTAGCAGGTCTATGTCTTTTCGCTCCAATGCTTCTTTtatttgttgaagttcaccAATTTGTTTGTCTGTATCCTCGATAGTTCGCTGGAGCTCGTGGTTCTGGTATAGTAGATACTTCTCCTGCCGGATCATGCCATCGAGAGATTCGTTGATCTGTGTGAGTTTCTGcaccaactctttcaaGCGAGCGTCTCTCGTTTTGATATCTCGAGGGACATTGACATCCTTCAAGGCTAACTCCTCGAGCAAGCCGTAGAGCGCAATGAGATCTGAGTTATGTGATGCTTTAGGTTTAATCTCCTGTTGTTTGGTATCTTCTGTGACTTTTTCGGAGATTCCTCCCACACCTATTCCTTGAGGTCGGAGTTTGGTTTTGATAGGATCCACAATACCTTCTTGGTTGGCTCCCAAGCCTGTCCCGGGTGTATATCCCATGGAGATCAAGAGTGAGGCCCCTATACCGTATTGGGATGTCAAGCTGTTGTCGGTATCCACATCCATTTTGTATTGTTTCTTGTAATCGTCATTTTGGTTGACATCATCAAGGTCATCGCTGACATCACTGTAGGAGTTATTGTCCATTGCAGACATCCCAGCAGACCTCATAGAGGTGCTACCAGTTGTGGGAGCATTGTCACCGGGGTCTTGCAATCCTGGTTTACTGAAACTGATAAAGTTCATAGATGGTAGTAATTGTTATCTACGCGCATCTCATCAGATGCGGCAGTAAGCAGAGTACGGAAACTACTACATGTATTATATATGGTACGGGATTAGTATAACTGTGATTTTATACAGTACAGCAGTCTTTAGCAATTGCATATACGAATGTTGCAATCTACATAAGACTCTTGATTAGATCAAGAAGCTGCTTCTCCATAAAAACCCCATTAGCctcattatcatcattatcattcAAGCCTTCGGTGATTACCTGAACTACCGAAGGCTGCTTATCTCCTGGAAGCTTAAACTGTTTCGGAATAAATTCTCCATATTTGGTCAACCAGTTGATTCTTCTGTCTCTTTCGTTCTGATGGAATTGGTAGAGCTCATCATTAAGAAACCTGTTGAGTTTTGTCAAGAATTGACGAGGATACGTGAACTGTTGATGGTGGAACTCCACAAGATACTTGTTCTTATATATGGAGAGGAAGTTCCGGTAGTAATATATCAATTGGTCAATTATATGGTGATAATTGGTGAGATCCAATTTACCGTTAATCTCGTGgtacttgttcaaaaagatgatgatttgaaacaagttggtggatttgaacttgttaTATATTTTGTCAAGGTCCTTGATTTGCCCCATGAGCTTATCAGTATACGTTTCAAAGCTCTTGACGATTTTCTTGCCCCGAATTtcgttgttgatgataatatCGTAGATGGATCTCAAGTCTTTAAGAACACTTACAGACTCTTCCGAGTCTTGTGCAAGAACATCATAATTTATATGCAAAGACGACTTCCCAAACTCATTGAGTCCGACCATACACTGGTCATAGTGGTTGGTTAACATCTGCAACAACGATACTAGTTCCTGCTCCAAAGACTCgttttctttcaatattGACTGAATTCCGTCGTTGTTCATGGACTGAAACGTCATTAGATCGTCGTGAGTCTTGAACATTTGCTGGAATCGCTTGTTTATCACCTTATTGAAAGGCAATTGAGCGGTTTCTCGAAAGCTCTTATCCATAAATTCATGCAATTTGGTCATGTTCTCGTGATGTATGGAAATATTCCCAAACAACAATTCGATCTCGTCAACTGAAATGAAGTGCTTTAACAGGACCCCCTGTTCCAAACTCAAGTCATTGGTAGAGCTTTCCTGAATCAAAAACTCGGGTACCTTCACTTTATCCAACAGATCTATAATctcattgaactcttgCATGACCTGTTGTAGTTTGGCGTATTCAACATTGTACTTCCCAATACAGTCATTGTGGACCTTATCGTTCAAAAATGCAATGTAATTGGCAATTAAATCATTAACCATTTGGAACTGCTTGTACTTAGCATCGATGTGTTCCAAGTGGTCGGACAACTCGACgaccaacttgttgatgagattgCTGATCAGTGTATTGGCGGTATTACACAACTCTCGTGCCTCATTGAGGGCTTTTTTAGCATGGTCTCTGCATTCTATTAGGTTGTCTCTGCTAAACTCATTCATCCGTCGTGAGTTTTACTTATCGCCTAGCGCGCACCGCACTTTTTGAACATTTTAGTTTTTGGTTGTTGGCAGGCATGTTCAAGTTACAAACGTTACGGAGTGCCATCGTCGCCAAAAAGCCTATCGAGCTCTTGAAGGCCGATGGTACTAGCATATTGTTGGAGTCTGGAAACATCAACCAAGCGGTTTCCTTGaaaattggtgataatgTGTACGATATCAACTCCGACACAaattttttcaaccaaGTGGAATCCGACAAGCAATCGTTAAAAGCGGTGGTATTCTGTTGGATCCACGATAAGCTGTCGATTGTGGACTATAAAAATGAGTGTGCTAAACAGAGTATCCCcgagttcaagtttttggtcAAAACTGACTTGAGTACTTGGTTACTGGGAACTTCAGATACATgcaagtttgtggatgattcCACCAGTGAGGCAGCGGCACCAGACAGTGGTGTCACTTCGGAAGAGGGAGCTACGAGAGAGAAGCgcaagttggaagaagaagacccCCAGATGGCTCGAATCAGCgggtttgaaatcaactccatcGATCACAATGTCATATTAAGAGGAAGTAAGAACCTCGAGTTCAACTACTTACTCAAGGATGCTAAGCTCTTcatcaaccagttgaagaagaacaagctGAGCTCGTCTCACCTGAAAAATACCAGCAGACACTTGAAGCTGCCCATAATATTGTTGTCTCCATCGACATCTGCCTTATTGTCATTGTCCAACATCAAGGCCTTCTTGGAAGAGGCCCGTTTCATCGaccccaccaccaacagTTTACCAAAGCCCGCCAATGGCATCACGGTGATCGAGCGGAA
Above is a window of Yamadazyma tenuis chromosome 1, complete sequence DNA encoding:
- the CDC73 gene encoding accessory factor associated with RNA polymerase II (EggNog:ENOG503NYM4; BUSCO:EOG09263UWJ; COG:K), whose product is MFKLQTLRSAIVAKKPIELLKADGTSILLESGNINQAVSLKIGDNVYDINSDTNFFNQVESDKQSLKAVVFCWIHDKSSIVDYKNECAKQSIPEFKFLVKTDLSTWLSGTSDTCKFVDDSTSEAAAPDSGVTSEEGATREKRKLEEEDPQMARISGFEINSIDHNVILRGSKNLEFNYLLKDAKLFINQLKKNKSSSSHSKNTSRHLKSPIILLSPSTSALLSLSNIKAFLEEARFIDPTTNSLPKPANGITVIERKSDKLHPAAHKITVVDNVDFFTKPEYWDRVVGIFTTGQSWQFNKYKYSNPDVLFQKYPGFYMCYQSDVVPKQIKDWNIRQVRVDRDKRFRDKMIVNDFWNDLERILVQRGYDV